The DNA segment cagcagagggaagaagtctcacttgttctaatatgcagtgttccttgataaagattcacctgtactgtttctttatcatgtggatggatgcagaaaaaacaagtgtgatgtcttttagtgtGCTGTGTCCCcggaaggagattccacagtattggaatagtggatcaggagtttttgcgattatggtaacaaaggaccttaaggatcaaggacatttaagatgtaaactgttaatggcaagtgcattccagccttccgggtcaaaagaaataatctacaatatggactcagcagagggaagaagtctcacttgttctgatatgcagtgttccttgataaagattcacttgtactgtttctttatcatgtgaatggaagcagaaaaaacaagtgtgatgtcttttagtatgctctgtcccctgacggagattccacagtactggaatagtggatcaggagtttttgctattatggtaactaagggtcttaaggatcaagaacattcaAGAGATTAACTGTCAATAGTGCATTcctgccttccgggtcaaaagaaataatctacaatatggactcagcagagggaagaagtctcacttgttctaatatgcagtgttccttgataaagattcacctgtactgtttcttaatcatgtggatggatgcagaaaaaacaagtgtgatgactTTTAgtatgctctgatcccgaggtcgttaagagaatccagacattaatgtatcaaaaatatatatggcttatttgaatatgaaaaacacgtaaaaatgtgcaaaatttatcatcaattgaatgccaagtaacaaactaccaattagctacgatggtgaagatgggttgatttcaattctaagtacaaaatacctgaattcgacaggtataagtacagaagaattgtcattgacttttatctttctccgtggccaagtggcttagtcactgtctatacaagcttgccgaccagggttcgattcccggccggagccaagctcttgtctttgtgtgattttgcctggggctctgatcccgaggtcgttaagagaatccagacataaatgtatcaaaaatatatgtggcttatttgaatatgaaaaacacgtaaaaatgtgcaaaatttatcattaattgaatgccaagtaacaaactaccaattagctacgatggtgaagacgggttgatttcaattctaagtacaaattacctgaattcgacaggtataagtacagaagaattttcattgacttttatctttctccgtggccaagtggtttagtcactgtctatacaagcttgccgaccagggttcgattcccggccggagccaagttcttgtctttgtgtgatttcgcctgtggctctgatcccgaggtcgttaagagaatccagacattaatgtatcaaaaatatatatggcttatttgaatatgaaaaacacgtaaaaatgtgcaaaatttatcattaattgaatgccaagtaacaaactaccaattagctacgatggtgaagatgggttgatttcaattctaagtacaaaatacctgaattcgacaggtataagtacagaagaattgtcattgacttttatctttctccgtggccaagtggcttagtcactgtctatacaagcttgccgaccagggttcgattcccggccggagccaagctcttgtctttgtgtgatttcgcctggggctctgatcccgaggtcgttaagagaatccagacattaatgtatcaaaaatatatatggcttatttgaatatatatatatatatatatatatatatatatatatatatatatatatatatatatatatatatatatgtatacacaaacacacacacagatatatatatatatatatatatatatatatatatatatatatatatatatatatatatatatatatcatccgtaacTTGTCTTCTGAAGGACAAAGGCAGCAGACGTGACCTAATCCCATCTGGTTATGATTTCTTAGCTCCTTAATCCATCGTTTTCTTttccctttccctgcttcgttaGCAGTTTCTAGGGATCCATGCTTTTGTTCTTGTTGTCtatctattatttatcattctcattacGTGTCCTATCCAtgtctttttctaacatgttagaataccccctactttaatttgctctcgtattcaggtttctttttttttctgtctcattactctttccataactctctgagttgtaactagcttatgttcttaggaaTAAGTAAGATCCTTGAGTTTCTGATGCATCGgataatactggtagggccattagaagaattatttttttttagagaaagcggcattttacttttgcaattcctcccatgattcactaaacaggtCTATGGCATCTGCATAtctcaagttattaaggtattcccattaatatatattctaacattttcccaatctaattttgcAAAAACTTATTTTAGCCatgctgtggataatttaggagagatagggtctccctgtctaacacctttctcaattggaaatttctccctatacttcccgtatagatatcttcaagtgttctaacataagattcatctacatttttatataaatcatcatcatcttcttctacaGCTATTGACGGGAAGGgcgcctatgaatatatatatatataaatgtttacttatatatatatacatatatacatatatatatatatatatatatatatatatatatatatatatatatatatatacatatatatatatatatatatatatatatatatatatatatatatatgtgtgtgtgtatatatatatatatatatatatgtatatatatacacatatatatatttatatatatatatatatatatatatatatatatatatatatatatatatatatatatatatatatatatatatatatataatctgctgtTACATATAGTCCAGATTAGGATAATtatagttttagaaatattttccaGCTTAGTCAGTAGTGGAAGAAGTTTATAACTTGGGCGTCTCAGTACTCCTTCACCATGCAGTAATTAACTTCCGAttgttaatgttattttatataaaTGTGAGATTACCATTCAAAAACCGTTATCCAACTATAATCCCATTCAGACATCAGTGATCATTTGCAAAGTGAGTAATACCAAAAGCCAAGAAGTTCTTCATTATAGCCACTGTGGTGGATGGATAGTCCGGACTTGAAGATAGTGGAGGCTCTTTTCAAACACCCACATCTTATGagctatattgtattttttttgtcATTAAGTTTTACAAACTTAGTGTATCAAACTTAGCGTATATCTGTTTTCCAATTTTTTTATacgggaaatacagcaatcctaaacctacataaatatagtgagaaaaatccgattgagaaGAAGTTCGGTAGGTAGACTCCATCTTACTTGAATCATTCACACTTTGCTTAGAAGTAGGTCTGAagcatttaaattgggaaaatttaAGAAATAACCTTAATGGAGAATACCTCCACATTTTagaatttgcagataacatagttgtttTTAGGAAATCATGGGAGGACTTACAAAAATGATAAAAGACTTGAGTaaagaatgcagaaatgtaggactgaaaatcgaTACGAGTAAAACTACTaaaatggtcaatgaaaatgcagacacagcaaataagggttatgaacgaacctctagagattgttaatgaatatgcatattcaagacagacagtaagtgtttccccaggacacgaaaagGATAGGAATGTgaaggagagcttttgataaagaaaaagaaaaaagtatcaaatcagattgtcctaccagaataatgatgtgaataatatgaagagacagagaaagagcaaaatggatacgagagcaaactaaagtagaagatattctaacacgtaacactctctctctctctctctctctctctctctctctctctctctctctctctttatatatatatatatatatatatatatatatatatatatatatatacatatatatatatatatatatatatatatatatatatatatatatatatatatatccatctatctatatatacagtatatgtatatatatatattatatatacatatatatatgtatatctatttatacacacacacatatacatatatatatatatatatatatatatatatatatatatatatatatatatatatacatatggaatagAAGGGTATTTAGGTAAAAATTAAACATGCTTCTGGTAAAAATTTCATTAGATTGCATCTCAGAAGATATTCTTAGGTAGGATTTGATTTCCTAAATATATACTTTAGGAATAAAGTCTTCAGATTTCATAAGATAAACTTTTCTTAAattctatggaaaaaaatatttgttttccgcCAATTTTACATAAGTATGGAATGCTATGAGAAAcctgaatatttaaatatttcttttggtcagaaaaaaagaaaagcaatttaaatctttttattttaaacTGTTACATGCTATAtttgctcatatttttttttacccaaggAGTCAGGGTACTCACTAACCAAAACATGTAATTTAACTCAATTTAAAGAATAGATTGAATCAGATTATAAAAAAGTATAATTTGAAACAAACAGGATTTTAAACattaaatagaattatttttttcttttttttgtgttttataatttttaatagcTATTATAGAATTTGAAAAAATCTATTATCCGTAACGACGACCACCGGAGAATCCACCTCCTCCCAAGGAACCACCTTGACCTCCTCCAAATCCTCCGCCATGTCCACCACCAAGAGAGccacctccaaaggatcctcctTTACCGCCTCCAAAAGATCCACCTCCGAAGGAGCCTCCTCCGTGTccacctccaaaggatcctcctccttgtccacctccaaaggatcctcctccttgtccacctccaaaggatcctcctcCAATACCACGGCTTCCATATGAGCGGCCACCGATGGATCCACCTCCAATGCCTCCTCCATGACTGCCACCAAGAGATCCGCCTCcaaatccacctcctcctccaaatccACCTCCGCCGAATCCGCCTTTACTACCACCTGCGTGGCACAAGGCCACGACTGTGGCTAAGGCGGTGATCAGCAATAGTTTCTGCAAAGGAAATAAAGTAGTTTAATCATTTTTGTAATCAAAAGAGCATTAGGAATTCATGTCAGTCAGAAAAAATATCTGGGTGATTTCTTCTTTAAATTGAGTAGACATTCAATCCTTTGCAATCAATATCATATtcgttattttcttgttattttaggtcatttttttttcacttatgttgtGATTCCAATTGGCTTTTAGATCTTTTCCCCAAATTGAAACCAGAAATTAGTATCAAAATCAACCTAGAGTAAAGTTAACTAAGAATATTCTAATGTAAATCGACAACAAATTGACCTGAGTCATAGTAAGAAAAGTATTGTGGTTTTCTGCTGTTATAAAGATAATGTAAACTACAAAGAATTGGTTTTTAATATTTACaacaatttttttgtttattttgcgattattaaaaaaaaaataaacattttatcaaatttctttaaAGATACATTTCCACTTTTCTTCATAATAAAAAAGAACGAATAAACTGCTTATACACAGTCCACACTTTATGGGGGACCACATTTGTTATGATTAAAGATTGAAGCTACGGAAGACTTTAAGCCACATGAAAATTCAATGGCTACCAATAATCCTTACCATTATGTGGAAGAGTTCTTGCTTTGGGGATGGAAACACTGGAACTGTGTCTTCAGCTTCTTTGTGTATTGCTTTTATACTCAATTGAGGGAATCATCCTTGGCCTTATGCTTGAGGTTATTTCAAATAAGGCAAGAGGTTGACCTtgggaaaaggaaacttttttCAGTTACTCATCCGTGTTTGTGTTATCATTTTACTATTTAAGTATATCCGTTATTTCACTCCTTATAAATTTATCTTTTTAGTAATACAGTCTGATAATGTTTTTGGTTCTTGAAGTCTTGAATATTgttaatcttttcttttatatttttttactctgtaattttttattatttcatccatttttattattatgaagtattttacataatatatctatatttttttgttcttcgactatttcatatatttaatttaattttcttttagccTTCTTTATCTTTCCCGTTGATATTGAGCCCCAAGAAGAAAACGAAGTGAATTTGAGTATTTGTTGTGGTATTAAGCTTGGTTCACACGggcggatttttttctttttcgggagtaTTCTTTGACTATTATTTATCATACTATACACACATCACATG comes from the Palaemon carinicauda isolate YSFRI2023 chromosome 16, ASM3689809v2, whole genome shotgun sequence genome and includes:
- the LOC137655183 gene encoding uncharacterized protein; protein product: MTQKLLLITALATVVALCHAGGSKGGFGGGGFGGGGGFGGGSLGGSHGGGIGGGSIGGRSYGSRGIGGGSFGGGQGGGSFGGGQGGGSFGGGHGGGSFGGGSFGGGKGGSFGGGSLGGGHGGGFGGGQGGSLGGGGFSGGRRYG